One window of Elaeis guineensis isolate ETL-2024a chromosome 11, EG11, whole genome shotgun sequence genomic DNA carries:
- the LOC105054184 gene encoding barley B recombinant-like protein D, with product MDDSGQRENGRHKTDQYKQVHAQWMMPQHQLKENQTIKFMAIMAERDNAIQERNIALAEKKAALAERDMAILQRDAAITERNSAIMERDNAIAALQYARENGMNANGAPACPPGCAASRGSKHIHHHQQQHLQHIHPSPAQPSDAPYNHAREMHITEAFPISTASESVAKGRKAKRPRKETKVQNSPSKKPSKSPRKSRKGGGEDLNRQVTIAKPASEWRGEVGGDDLNKRVSLTKHQEWKGQDLGLNQVTFDEATMPTPVCSCTGKYQQCYKWGNGGWQSACCTTTLSMYPLPVMPNKRHTRMGGRKMSGGAFRKLLSRLAAEGHDLLQPVDLKDHWAKHGTNRYITIK from the exons ATGGATGACAGCGGCCAGAGGGAGAATGGGAGGCACAAGACAGATCAATACAAACAAGTTCACGCACAG TGGATGATGCCTCAACATCAACTGAAGGAAAACCAAACCATAAAGTTCATGGCCATCATGGCTGAGCGTGACAATGCTATCCAAGAACGCAACATAGCTCTTGCTGAGAAGAAAGCTGCTTTGGCTGAACGTGACATGGCAATCCTCCAACGTGACGCTGCAATTACTGAGCGGAACAGTGCCATCATGGAACGAGACAATGCTATTGCAGCGCTTCAGTATGCTCGTGAAAATGGAATGAATGCTAATGGTGCACCTGCATGCCCTCCTGGGTGTGCCGCTTCTCGTGGGTCAAAACACATTCACCATCACCAGCAGCAGCACCTTCAGCACATTCACCCCTCACCAGCACAACCATCAGATGCTCCCTACAACCACGCAAGAGAGATGCATATAACTGAAGCATTTCCCATCTCAACAGCTTCAGAGAGTGTTGCAAAGGGCAGAAAGGCTAAACGGCCGAGGAAGGAGACCAAAGTCCAAAACTCTCCATCCAAGAAGCCTTCAAAGTCCCCAAGGAAGAGTAGAAAAGGTGGAGGTGAAGATTTGAACAGGCAGGTCACTATTGCAAAACCGGCCAGTGAGTGGAGGGGCGAGGTCGGTGGGGACGATTTAAACAAGCGGGTATCTCTGACAAAGCATCAAGAGTGGAAGGGTCAGGATCTGGGTCTGAACCAGGTCACTTTTGATGAAGCAACAATGCCTACACCTGTCTGCTCGTGCACAGGAAAATACCAGCAGTGTTACAAGTGGGGGAATGGAGGGTGGCAGTCTGCTTGCTGCACCACAACACTGTCTATGTACCCACTGCCAGTGATGCCCAACAAGCGGCACACTCGCATGGGAGGGCGCAAGATGAGCGGCGGTGCATTCAGAAAGCTTCTCAGCCGGCTGGCAGCAGAGGGCCATGATTTGTTACAGCCTGTAGACCTTAAGGACCACTGGGCTAAGCATGGTACAAACCGCTACATCACAATTAAGTGA